The window AATGGATAACTGAAGATAAACCAGTAGAAATATACGGCGACGGATCACAGAGCAGGGATTTCACGTACGTAGAGGACATAGCAAGAGGAGTCGTATCGGGCTTGAAACCTCTCGGATTTGAGATAATAAACTTTGGAAACAACTCCCCCCATAAATTATCCGAAATGCTTGAATTAATAGAAAAATTCACGGGAAAAAAGTCGGTAAAAGAATATTCGGAGTTCAGAAAAGAAGACATGATGGCTACTTATGCAGACATAACTAAAGCAAAAAAGCTTCTTGACTGGTCTCCGGAGTATTCACTTGAACAGGGCATTGAAGAAACGGCTAAGTGGTGGAGAGAAAACCAGAACTGGCTCGCGGATATTAAAATTTGACCCATTGGTTTTATCCTGAAAAATTATTTTACCCCTTAAAAAACAGATATTTTTTTCTGTTGATTGTAATTTCAATAATTACATTTACAGCGAGAGTTTTCTATGTTTTGAAGATCGGGGAGATTACGAGCTCTGAAGACTTCAGAATCGCAATAAACATATCAGAGGGAAATGGGTTTATTTTCAATCAGGATGTCGGTCCGACAGCCTTAAAAGCTCCTCTATATCCTTATTTTCTGTCTTTAATTATGATTCTTTTCGGCTCAAAGGCTCTTTTATCAGCTGTTCTTATACAGCACGTCATTTTTTCTTTGACCCCTTTTATAATCTATAAATCAGGAGAATTGCTCGAAAACAAAAAATTTGGTTTTGTTTGCGCTACAGTTTTCGCTTTGTATCCCGCTTTTATCAGCTATCCGAACACAATAGAAGTGGCGAGTATATCTATACCTTTTGGTGTTCTTACTCTTTATTTAATCCTGCTGTCGGTAAAAAGAAAACCTAAGGTCGTAATCCTTTCAGTTCTATGCTCTGCATTATTATGCCTTTTACAGCCCATGTTTTTTATCATACTTATACTTTTGTATACTTTTTTGCTCATCAAAAGAAAAACAAAGCTTGAGTTCTGGGCTTTTATGATTTTTTTATTGACTGTTTCTCCATGGGTAATCAGAAATTATGTCACTTTCAATAAGTTCATATTCATAAAATCCCCTTTTTGGCAGAATGTATACACAGGTTATATGCCCGACTATCATAGGAAAGAAGAATTCGACATCGTCCCCGACAGTGTTAAGAAAAACATAGATGAGGACAGAAAAATCTACAACGACGTGGAAATGGAAGAAAGATACAAAAACGCGGTCCTGCCCATAATCCGTTCTAATATTGGTTTGTATATAAAAAAATCTTTTTCCCAACTATTCTGGCTCTGGTGGTCTCCTCCGAAATACAGCGGCAACATATCTTTTGCCGTTTTTCGCATGTTTCCGCTCTCTCTCATATATATTTTTTCTATTTTTGGGCTTAAAAGGATTTTCTCAAAAGAAAACAGAAAATTTTACACTGCAATTTTATTCACAATGGTTTATTTTTCGGTTGTCTATGCCCTGACTTTCGCTTTAAATGTCAGGTTCAAACTTGAATTCGAATGGTTGCTGTTTTTTGTTGCGGCGCAGGGATTTATTTTATTACAGCGACTGAGTCGCCCGGAAAAAGATTCGAAATCTCATTGCCAGGTTCAATCCCAATTGTCTGAATCCCGC of the candidate division WOR-3 bacterium genome contains:
- a CDS encoding glycosyltransferase family 39 protein; translation: MIVISIITFTARVFYVLKIGEITSSEDFRIAINISEGNGFIFNQDVGPTALKAPLYPYFLSLIMILFGSKALLSAVLIQHVIFSLTPFIIYKSGELLENKKFGFVCATVFALYPAFISYPNTIEVASISIPFGVLTLYLILLSVKRKPKVVILSVLCSALLCLLQPMFFIILILLYTFLLIKRKTKLEFWAFMIFLLTVSPWVIRNYVTFNKFIFIKSPFWQNVYTGYMPDYHRKEEFDIVPDSVKKNIDEDRKIYNDVEMEERYKNAVLPIIRSNIGLYIKKSFSQLFWLWWSPPKYSGNISFAVFRMFPLSLIYIFSIFGLKRIFSKENRKFYTAILFTMVYFSVVYALTFALNVRFKLEFEWLLFFVAAQGFILLQRLSRPEKDSKSHCQVQSQLSESRRP